AAAATGAACAATAAAAAATTGAACTTAACTCTAAAAATCTGGCGACAACCTGGCCCTAATTCTGCTGGCAGTTTTGTAGAATATAAAGTTTCTGTTTCACCCGATGCTTCATTTCTTGAAATGTTAGATGAATTGAATAATGAACTCGAAAGCAAAAATTTAGAACCCATTGCATTTGAAAGCGATTGTAGAGAAGGAATTTGTGGAACATGTGGTATTGTAATCAATGGACATCCTCATGGCCCTATTCCAAGAATTGCAACCTGCCAGCTTCATATGAGAAATTTTAAAGATGGAGATACAATCTGGGTTGAGCCATTCAGAGCCAGAGCATTTCCTGTTATCAAAGATTTAATAGTAGATCGATCTGCTCTCGATAGAATTATGGAAGCAGGTGGTTTTATTTCTGTTAATACAGGAAGTGCCCCAGATGGAAATGCAATCCCAATACCTAAAGACATTGCTTCTGAAGCAATGGATGCTGCAACCTGTATTGGATGTGGTGCCTGTGTTGCAGCTTGTAAAAATGCATCGGCAATGTTATTTGTAAGTGCAAAAATTTCTCATCTTGCACTTTTACCACAAGGACAACCAGAACGTTACATTAGAGTTCAGACTATGGTTAAAAAAATGGATGAACTTGGATTTGGTGCATGTTCAAATACTTATGCCTGCGAAGCAGAATGCCCTAAAGGCATCTCCATTCTTAATATTGCACGCATGAATCGTGACTATTTAGTTGCAAAATTGAAAACCGAAGAAGTTGAATAATCCCGACAGCTTAAGTCGGGATTTTTTTTATCCTTTTTGGTATAATTGATTGTCAATAAATTGAATTTTTGAAAATATCCTCCTGAAAAAATTATTTTTATAACTTTTGGTTATTCATTCCATGTTCGAAAGAGAAATAAAATTTATTTATGACTTTAATCTTAACAAAGTGAATAAACTTGGTCCATCATTTACTTTCGAACAACTTTCCAGTATAGACCTTCATCCTGCTATTTTGAATTATATCTCTGCTGAAATAGATTATATCATTTTTGAAGATAGACAAAAACTTCTTAAAGATTCAGTATTCGATTATTCTGGTGAAAAAATATCTTATTATTTCTCGCTTATAAATGAAGAAATTAAAAAACGGAAAAGACTATCACTTGAATATGTCTCTAAATTAATTCTACACGCAACTTCATTTAATATTAATTATTTATCCAGACCAATGTGGACTCTCAAAAAATTTATTTTTGACGAGGGTGATCATAGAACCTCTTCTGAAATAAAACAAATTTTGAATTATGTCTACTATTATAATTATCTAAAAAAAATTCTTTTATCCTACATAAATACAAAGAAAATTCTTTCGCTTAACTTTCAGGAATTTGATGAACTACTAAATAAAATAGATAAAGCTGGTCTGGAAACAAATTCAAAAAGCATTTTAAATACTGCTTTAAATTCTATGGCAGACTTCTTTAATATTGGTGAGCTTCATAAAAATAAAATTCCTCTTCAAGCAATTATATTATTTCTTGAAGAAAAAAAATTAGATCAACATTTAAGAAAGATTAAAGTTGCTTTTGGGAACGATATAAATGCTAAATGCAGTATTATTGATATTCAAAAAGTATTTGATTCTTCACTTGTTGAAGAACAAGAAGAATTAACGCAAGAAGAAAAACAAATTGATTTTGAAACTGTTGATAATAATGTAGATGCACAAGAAGAAATAAATTTGAATGTTCCAGATGAGAATGTTATTGAAAATAATTTAGAAGAATCAAAAGCTAACTTCGAAGAATCTGTTGAAGAAACAGAAAATTTAATTGAAGAATTATATTCCGAACCAGAAGAAAAAGAAAGCTCAGACATCATAGAACAAAATAATGAAAAAGAAGAAGATGAAATTTCAATTTCACATAAACCTCAAAAGTTTAGAATAAGAGTAGATAAGGATAACGAAATTGAACCAATAGAAGAGAGCGAAGAAACCGATGAAGAAATAACCTTATCAACAGAATCATTAAACAAAGAAAATTTTATACAGGAAGATGAAAGTTCATTAGAAGAATTTGATGATGAAAAATTATCTGACGATGAGACTGATGAATTAGAAATTGAAGATAATAAACAGAAAGAAGATAAAAATTTATCTGATGAAGAAGGTGAGACTCTAAGTTCAATCTTTAAAATGGCAAAAGAAGAACACATCGATGAATTAGAAAAAGAAAAATATAATCAAGAAAGCATAGAGAAAGATTCTTTGGATAACAAAACAAATTCATCAATTGAAGAAAAAGAAAAATCACTGAATGTTAATGAATTACTCGACGATAAAGAAGTAACCAAAATTATAGAAGCAATTTTTGATTATGATATAGAAGATTTTTCAAATGTGCTTGAATTAATTGCCAAATGCCATTCATTAGAAGATGCTTATCGAATAATCGACAAAGAATTAGCAAATCGAAATCTTAATCCCAAATCAAAAGAAGCCGAATTATTCAAATCAATTATTTCTGAACATTTTAAGAGCTCGCAATAAATATGTTTATTGATTACGCAAAAATTTATGTTAAAGCCGGTAAAGGAGGCAACGGAGCAGTTGCATTCAGAAGAGAAAAGTATGTACCTAAAGGTGGCCCCGCTGGCGGTAATGGAGGGAATGGAGGGAATGTAATTTTTGTTGCCGACAAGAATTTAAATACATTACTCGATGTTCGATATAAACGAAAATATATTGCCGAAAATGGGCAACACGGTGGCTCTTCTCTTAAAGATGGTAAAAATGGGAAAGATGTTTTTATAAGAGTTCCTGTTGGTACTGTAATAAAAGATGCAGAAACAGAAAAAGTACTTTGCGATCTTGATGAAGATGGTAAAACTTTTATTGCTGCAAAAGGTGGTAAAGGCGGCAAAGGAAATAGCTATTTTGCAACACCTACAAATCAAGCTCCCAGATATGCTGAGCCCGGTAAAGAAGGTGAAGAAAAAAATTTAATCTTAGAATTAAAACTCATTGCAGATGTAGGTTTGGTTGGATTTCCTAATGCTGGTAAATCAACTTTAATATCTGCTATATCAGAAGCTAAACCTAAAATTGCAGATTATCCCTTCACTACTCTCGAACCAAATCTTGGTATTGTTAGATACAAAGACTTTCAAAGTTTTACAGTAGCAGATATCCCTGGAATAATTGAAGGTGCACATAAAGGTAAAGGATTAGGCTTAAAATTTTTACGCCATATCGAAAGAACAAAAATATTGCTGATTATGATTGATATTACTTCAGAAAATCACGAGAAGGATTATAAAACTTTAATAAGCGAACTTAACCAATATTCCAAAATGCTGAGCAGAAAAAAAAGAATAATTGGTTTATCAAAAGCAGATTTAGTTGATAAAGATACTATTGAAAAACTCCAAAAAAAGAAATTTGCCGATAACGTTCCGGTTGTTGTTTTTTCTGCTGTAAGTGGTTTTGGCATTCAAGAACTTCTGGATGAATTATGGAGACAATTACAAGATTAACTGTTACAGGTTTTCTATTAAGGATTTTTATATTGTTCATAGTACTTCTAATTATTTCATTGATTTGTTTATCAATAGGAAGTGTAAATATTAATCCTTTCCAGATTCTTTCAATTATTTTTTCTAATGAGGATAACTATTTATCCAAAATCATTTTTGATATTAGACTTCCAAGAATATTATTTGCGGTATTAGTTGGAGGTGGTTTATCACTTGCTGGTGCTGTATTTCAATCTTTATTGATGAATCCACTGGCAGAACCTTATATACTCGGGATTTCAAGTGGTGGTACATTTGGAGCAATTATTTCTTTTTATTTAGGCTTATCTTTTCCTGGTACTCAGTTACTTGCTTTTGTTGGAGCTTTGTGTGTTATGTTTATCGTTTTTATTTTAGGAAAAAGATTCGGTGAACTCGAACCAAATGTTCTATTACTCTCTGGAATTATGGTTGGATCATTCTTTTCTGCTTTAATTCTATTAATGATGACTATATTAAATGATTCATTAAAAACCACAATTTTCTGGTTAATTGGTAATCTATCACTTGCAGATAAAAATAATTTAATTTTCGTGATGCCTATTACTATTATCACTTCCACAATCTTAATTATTCTTTCGAATAAATTTAATGTAATGAGTCTCGGTTCTGATTACGCAAAACAACTTGGAATAAATACAAATCTTATAAGAAATACTTCTTACATATTAACAAGTATAATGATAGGTACACTTGTATCAATAAGTGGAATAATTGGTTTTGTTGGATTATTAATCCCCCATATCTGCAGAATTTTATTTGGTAACGATAATCGTATAATTTTCACTTCATCTTTTTTTATAGGTGCATCTTATCTTGTAGTAGCAGATACTATTGCTCGAACAATAATATCTCCTGCTGAATTACCTGTAGGAGCAATAACTGCATTAATAGGAGCTCCCATTTTCATATATCTTTTGAAAAAAAAGTTCAGTATCACAAATTAAATCAGTGATTATGATAAAAACTAAACAACTAATTATTTTATTTATTTCAATAATATTTATATCCTGTTCAACTGGCATTAATATTTTCACCGATTCAGACGAAGTAAATTTAGGGAAACAATTTGATGCAGAAATAAGAAAAAATACCAAAGAATATCCCATTTACGAAAATCAGGAAGTAAAAGATTATATTGATAAAAATATTTTTCGTGAAATTTTGAAATCTCCCGAAATCAAAAAAAATAAAGTATATAACTATCAAATAGAAATAATAAAGAACGATAGTATATTAAACGCATTTGCAATTCCAGGTGGTTATATTTATTTATATACAGGTTTACTTAAGTATCTTGATTCCGAAGATGCACTTGCAGGTGTTTTAGCTCATGAAATTGCTCATGTTGAAAGGCGTCATGCTACTCAAAGAATTACAGCTTCATACGGAATTTCTATAATATTAAGTATTGCACTCGGAGAAAATCCTACGCAAGTTGCAGAACTTGTAGCAAATTTATTTTCAGGATTAGCACTTCTTGCAAATAGTAGAGCTAACGAAGATGAAAGTGATGAATACTCAATTAAATACTTACAGTCCACAAGATTTTATCCTGGTGCAGTAAAATTCTTCTTTGAGAAATTACGTGATGATGGATTGGTTTCAAAACAAAGTTCTACGATCGCTACATTTTTATCAACTCATCCCGATCCAGTAAATAGAATAAAAACAACTGAATCAAGATTAAAAGCTTTAGGGATAGAAATTATCAATTATAAAAGTGAATCGAGCAGAATTTTTAGAAATGAGTATAAGAAAAATATCTTAGAAAAAATTAATTAACTTTATTAATAAAAAGAGAAAGAAAATGAAAAAATTAATTTTAGCAGTTCTATTTGTATTAATAATATCACTTACATCATGTATACCAGGTGGTGGACAATATAATCAGAAACATCAAGCAGGCTTTTTTACTGGTATATGGCATGGCTGGATTGCTCCTGTATCACTCGTGTGGGGTTTATTCGATAATAGAGTAAGAGTTTACGAAATCAATAATAATGGCTGGTGGTACGACTTTGGATTTTATATCTCTATAGTCGGTGGCTTTGGTGGTTTTGCACTTACAAGAAAAAAGAAAAAATAGATAATATTAATCCCAATAAAAAATTTTATTAAAAATTCTTCTTGAACAACAAACAGAAATAAATAACTTTTCTGTTTTTAGCTCAAATTATTTTTGTAAATTTATGAATAGAATTAATAATTAATTTAATTAATTATGCAAATTAGAACATTCACATTTACAGTAAATACCAAAGGATTCAATGATATAGTTGATATAACTTCGGAAATTCAATCCCGTTTAAATGAAACAGGAATGAAAGAAGGGAATGTCCTTGTTTTTGCACCAGGCTCAACTTCTGGAATTACTACAATTGAATATGAACCTGGTCTATTAAAAGATTATCCAGAATTTTTTGAAAAAATTGCACCTTCAAATTATAACTATCATCATAATGAAACCTGGCATGATAACAACGGATATGCCCACATTCGTGCATCACTCCAGGGAAGTTCTTTACAAATTCCATTTATTGATTCAAAACTTCTACTTGGTACGTGGCAACAAATCGTACTTGTAGATTTTGATAACAGACCACGCAGAAGAAATATTATTGCTCAATTCATAGGACAATAATCATGAAGAAATTCCTTTTACTTTTCATCATCCCAGTAATTTTTAATTATGGTTGGGGTGATAACGGTCATAAATTAATTACCAAACACGCATTAAATCTTCTACAAAATGAAATTACTTTCTCCGAAGATTTTAAATCAAAAATAATTGAACATTCGGTTGATCCAGACTATCGTAAAAAGAATGATCCATCTGAACCTCAAAAACATTTTATAGATATTGATTATTATAAAGAATTCTTAAATGGTGAAATGATTTTCTCATTGGATTCTTTAAAGAAAATCTACGGCGATAGCATTGTAACTGCACAGGGTATTTTACCCTGGGCAACTATTACAACATATTCAAATCTTGTAAATGCATTTAAAGAACAGGATAAAGATAAAATATTATTATATACATCTGATCTTGCACATTACGTAGCCGATGGGCATCAACCTTTGCATACAACTATGAATTATAATGGTCAGCTTACAAATCAAAAAGGAATTCACTTTAGATATGAAATAGAAATGATTGATAAAAATCTTGAAAGCATAGAACAAAATCTGAAATTAATTACACCGACTTACATAACTAACGTCACAGAGTTTGTATTTAATTATTTGACGGAATCAAATTTTGAGATTGATATTTTGTTAACAGCTGATAAATTTGCATTACAGTATAACAAAGGAAAGTATGAATCTGATTACTACAGAATTTTATGGTACAGAACAAAATATTTAACTATCGATAAGTTTGAGCAAGCATCTTATTCACTTGCATCTTTGATTTATTCAGCCTGGATAGAAGCAGGAAAACCAAAAATAAATTACTAATGAGAAAAAAATACGTTACAGTTTTTGGTAGTTCAATTCCATCTCCTGGAGATGAAGAATACGAATTAGCATACAAACTGGGCAAGAAATTAGCTGAAAATGGTTTAAATGTTTGTACAGGTGGATTTCAGGGAATTATGGATGCAGTATCAAAAGGGGCAACTGAAAAAGGTGCTGAAGCATTAGGAATTACTCTCGCAGTTTATAATGCCAGACCAAGTAAATATCTCACTAAAGAAATTAGATGCAACACACTTTTTGAAAGACTGAATAAATTAATTGAGTATGGTAATGCATACATAGTTTTGAATGGTGGAACTGGAACACTTGTTGAACTCGCAATTGTATGGGAACTTATGAATAAGAAATTACTGAACGAAAAACCTTTTGCCTGTCATGGTACTTTGTGGAAAGAAATTGTTCATTTAATGGAAGAACAAATTAAAAGAGAAAAAAGAAAAACTGGTCTCGTAAAATGCT
This is a stretch of genomic DNA from Rosettibacter firmus. It encodes these proteins:
- a CDS encoding succinate dehydrogenase/fumarate reductase iron-sulfur subunit, whose protein sequence is MNNKKLNLTLKIWRQPGPNSAGSFVEYKVSVSPDASFLEMLDELNNELESKNLEPIAFESDCREGICGTCGIVINGHPHGPIPRIATCQLHMRNFKDGDTIWVEPFRARAFPVIKDLIVDRSALDRIMEAGGFISVNTGSAPDGNAIPIPKDIASEAMDAATCIGCGACVAACKNASAMLFVSAKISHLALLPQGQPERYIRVQTMVKKMDELGFGACSNTYACEAECPKGISILNIARMNRDYLVAKLKTEEVE
- the obgE gene encoding GTPase ObgE, with amino-acid sequence MFIDYAKIYVKAGKGGNGAVAFRREKYVPKGGPAGGNGGNGGNVIFVADKNLNTLLDVRYKRKYIAENGQHGGSSLKDGKNGKDVFIRVPVGTVIKDAETEKVLCDLDEDGKTFIAAKGGKGGKGNSYFATPTNQAPRYAEPGKEGEEKNLILELKLIADVGLVGFPNAGKSTLISAISEAKPKIADYPFTTLEPNLGIVRYKDFQSFTVADIPGIIEGAHKGKGLGLKFLRHIERTKILLIMIDITSENHEKDYKTLISELNQYSKMLSRKKRIIGLSKADLVDKDTIEKLQKKKFADNVPVVVFSAVSGFGIQELLDELWRQLQD
- a CDS encoding FecCD family ABC transporter permease, with protein sequence METITRLTVTGFLLRIFILFIVLLIISLICLSIGSVNINPFQILSIIFSNEDNYLSKIIFDIRLPRILFAVLVGGGLSLAGAVFQSLLMNPLAEPYILGISSGGTFGAIISFYLGLSFPGTQLLAFVGALCVMFIVFILGKRFGELEPNVLLLSGIMVGSFFSALILLMMTILNDSLKTTIFWLIGNLSLADKNNLIFVMPITIITSTILIILSNKFNVMSLGSDYAKQLGINTNLIRNTSYILTSIMIGTLVSISGIIGFVGLLIPHICRILFGNDNRIIFTSSFFIGASYLVVADTIARTIISPAELPVGAITALIGAPIFIYLLKKKFSITN
- a CDS encoding M48 family metalloprotease, with translation MIKTKQLIILFISIIFISCSTGINIFTDSDEVNLGKQFDAEIRKNTKEYPIYENQEVKDYIDKNIFREILKSPEIKKNKVYNYQIEIIKNDSILNAFAIPGGYIYLYTGLLKYLDSEDALAGVLAHEIAHVERRHATQRITASYGISIILSIALGENPTQVAELVANLFSGLALLANSRANEDESDEYSIKYLQSTRFYPGAVKFFFEKLRDDGLVSKQSSTIATFLSTHPDPVNRIKTTESRLKALGIEIINYKSESSRIFRNEYKKNILEKIN
- a CDS encoding secondary thiamine-phosphate synthase enzyme YjbQ → MQIRTFTFTVNTKGFNDIVDITSEIQSRLNETGMKEGNVLVFAPGSTSGITTIEYEPGLLKDYPEFFEKIAPSNYNYHHNETWHDNNGYAHIRASLQGSSLQIPFIDSKLLLGTWQQIVLVDFDNRPRRRNIIAQFIGQ
- a CDS encoding zinc dependent phospholipase C family protein, yielding MKKFLLLFIIPVIFNYGWGDNGHKLITKHALNLLQNEITFSEDFKSKIIEHSVDPDYRKKNDPSEPQKHFIDIDYYKEFLNGEMIFSLDSLKKIYGDSIVTAQGILPWATITTYSNLVNAFKEQDKDKILLYTSDLAHYVADGHQPLHTTMNYNGQLTNQKGIHFRYEIEMIDKNLESIEQNLKLITPTYITNVTEFVFNYLTESNFEIDILLTADKFALQYNKGKYESDYYRILWYRTKYLTIDKFEQASYSLASLIYSAWIEAGKPKINY
- a CDS encoding LOG family protein; the encoded protein is MRKKYVTVFGSSIPSPGDEEYELAYKLGKKLAENGLNVCTGGFQGIMDAVSKGATEKGAEALGITLAVYNARPSKYLTKEIRCNTLFERLNKLIEYGNAYIVLNGGTGTLVELAIVWELMNKKLLNEKPFACHGTLWKEIVHLMEEQIKREKRKTGLVKCFDDINECADFIIDKLKD